The sequence below is a genomic window from Pseudomonas cremoricolorata.
GGGGGTGGGGTCAATGCTCATGGGGTGGTCCTCGAATCCAGCCGGACCGCAATCGGGGCGTTCAGACGCTGCGGCTGCGGGATCAATGCCAGGCTATCGGCAGCAATCCCGGCAACCTGAGGGGTTCATGCCTGGGGCAGACCGCGAATGAAGCTCACCAGGCTTTCGCCAAGCTGCCGTGCCAGGGGCAGTTCAGGGTTGCGGTAGGTCTCGCGCTGCTGGCTCATGTCCCGCGGGCTGATCCGCAGCATGTGGTTCATGCCGTCGATCAGCACCAGTTGCGCGTCGGGCTTGGCCGCTTGCAGGCGTTGCGCGTCGAGCACGTCCACTTGCACGTCGTTGCGGCCCTGGATGATCAGCGCGGGCACCTCGAGGCTGGCGAACGCTGCTGCCGGATCCTGGCGCAGCAGGGAAATCACATAAGGCTGCACGCTGGGCCGGAAGGCTTGGCGCAGCGGGGCAGGGACGTCGAGGCTGGTCTGCCCGGCTTGCAGGTGGTCGAGCAGCAGATTGCCCCGCAGCATGTCGGCCGGGCTCAGGCGCTTGGCCAGTTGCTCGCGCAGAACCTCGGCAATCGGTCGGCCACTGCCGGCCAGGGTGACCACGGCGCTGGCACCGGCATCGTGGGCCGCCAGGCTGGCGATCAGCGCACCTTCGCTGTGGCCGACGATGATCAGCGGGCCGAAGCGCGGATCACTGCGTAACTGGCGACCCCAGGCCACTGCGTCGGCCACGTAGCGCTCCACGCTCAGATCGCGTTCGTCCGGCGTGGCCGGCTGGCTGGCGGCCACGCCGCGCTTGTCATAGCGCACGCTGGCGATATTCTGCCGGGCCAGCAGCAGGGCCAGGCGCTTGAGGTTGTCGACGCGGCCCGAGGCAGGGTTGTTGCCGTCCCGGTCGGTCGGGCCAGAGCCCGAGATGATCAGCACCACCGGTGGTGGAGTGTCCAGCTGTGGCAGCAGCAAGCTGCCGTGCAGCACACCGTCGCCGGTGTCCAGTTCGATGGGGCGATGCAGTACGGTGGGGGCGGCGGCATGAACGAAACTTGCGAACAGCGACAGCAGCACTACAGCGACAAGGCGCGACTTCATGGACAGGGGCTACGTGGGGAGATGACACTCAGACCTGACGGCCCGATGAAGGTTCTGCCAGGGCGCAGTGGGCTCGGCTGATCGCGCCTACACCCGCCAGCGGCATTTTCCGTATACTGCCTGCCTCGTTCACATCAGGCAGATTCGCGGAGCGTCCATGTCCGGCAATACCTACGGCAAGCTGTTCACTGTCACCACCGCTGGCGAAAGCCATGGCCCGGCGTTGGTCGCCATTGTCGATGGATGCCCGCCGGGCCTGGAGATTTCCCTGGCCGACCTGCAGCTCGACCTCGACCGGCGCAAGCCCGGCACCAGCCGGCACACCACCCAACGCCAGGAAGCCGATGAAGTGGAGATTCTGTCCGGGGTGTTCGAAGGCCGTACCACCGGCTGTTCGATCGGTCTGCTGATTCGCAACACCGACCAGAAGTCCAAGGACTACTCGGCGATCAAGGACCTGTTCCGCCCGGCCCACGCCGACTACACCTACCACCACAAGTACGGCGAGCGCGACTACCGCGGCGGTGGCCGCA
It includes:
- a CDS encoding alpha/beta hydrolase produces the protein MKSRLVAVVLLSLFASFVHAAAPTVLHRPIELDTGDGVLHGSLLLPQLDTPPPVVLIISGSGPTDRDGNNPASGRVDNLKRLALLLARQNIASVRYDKRGVAASQPATPDERDLSVERYVADAVAWGRQLRSDPRFGPLIIVGHSEGALIASLAAHDAGASAVVTLAGSGRPIAEVLREQLAKRLSPADMLRGNLLLDHLQAGQTSLDVPAPLRQAFRPSVQPYVISLLRQDPAAAFASLEVPALIIQGRNDVQVDVLDAQRLQAAKPDAQLVLIDGMNHMLRISPRDMSQQRETYRNPELPLARQLGESLVSFIRGLPQA